In a single window of the Bradyrhizobium erythrophlei genome:
- a CDS encoding ABC transporter substrate-binding protein, translating into MRRREFITLVGRAATAWPIATRAEQPARLPTIGLLGSAPSVSAEWVAAFVQRLSELRWVVGSTVAIEYRWAEGRNDRFAEFAAEFVRLKVDAIVLGGTQAALAAMQLTSVIPIVFVAVGDPVASGLVVSLARPGGNVTGLSNQTRDLAGKRIEILREVIPGLRRLAILANVENVAVVLEMRDAHAAARTLGYEVIAMEIRRAEDIAAAFGTMSDRADAIYVVIDPLVNTNRLYINDLALSVRMPTMHGGREGVEAGGLISYGPNFPELWRRSAEYIDKILRGVKPADIPVEQPTKFDLVINLKTAKALGLTVPAPLLTRADEVIE; encoded by the coding sequence ATGAGGCGGCGCGAGTTCATCACGCTTGTTGGCCGCGCGGCCACTGCTTGGCCGATTGCGACACGAGCGGAGCAACCAGCAAGGCTACCGACCATCGGTCTCTTAGGCTCGGCTCCTTCGGTCTCGGCCGAATGGGTCGCCGCTTTTGTGCAGCGGTTGAGCGAACTCCGGTGGGTCGTTGGGAGTACCGTCGCCATCGAATATCGCTGGGCGGAGGGGCGCAATGATCGGTTCGCCGAGTTCGCGGCTGAGTTCGTCCGGCTTAAGGTCGATGCCATTGTCCTCGGGGGAACGCAGGCGGCCCTTGCGGCGATGCAGCTAACATCGGTCATTCCGATCGTCTTCGTAGCGGTTGGTGATCCGGTTGCCAGCGGTCTCGTTGTATCCTTGGCGCGGCCGGGAGGTAACGTCACCGGCTTGTCGAACCAGACCAGAGACCTTGCCGGAAAGCGGATCGAAATTTTGCGCGAGGTCATACCTGGCCTTCGCCGACTGGCAATTCTGGCGAATGTTGAGAACGTCGCCGTGGTACTGGAAATGCGCGACGCTCACGCGGCAGCCCGAACGCTCGGATATGAGGTGATTGCAATGGAAATCCGACGAGCCGAGGATATCGCAGCTGCTTTCGGGACGATGAGCGATCGCGCAGACGCAATTTACGTCGTGATCGATCCGCTCGTGAACACTAATCGACTCTATATAAATGATTTGGCGCTTAGTGTGCGCATGCCAACCATGCACGGTGGCCGGGAGGGAGTCGAAGCAGGCGGTCTGATATCTTATGGGCCGAACTTTCCCGAGCTATGGCGGCGGTCTGCGGAATACATCGACAAGATATTGCGAGGGGTTAAGCCGGCTGACATTCCGGTCGAGCAGCCGACCAAGTTTGATCTGGTTATCAATCTCAAGACTGCGAAGGCGCTTGGTCTCACCGTGCCGGCGCCACTGCTCACCCGTGCCGACGAGGTGATCGAATAG
- a CDS encoding IS110 family transposase, giving the protein MQTVTTIGFDIAKSVFQVHGVDTIGQVVIRRQLKRRHVLAFFEKLPPCLVGIEACASSHHWSRELQALGHTVRLMAPAYVKPYVKRQKNDMADAEAICEAVARANMRFVPTKNPEQQSCLMLHRTRHLFIRQQTALINSIRAHFAEFGIVAPVGRKGVTELLRVVADPNDKRLPEAARACLAALGTQLLALKEQILEFDRMILTWHRSNQTSKRLHYIPGVGPMLATALVASVADPRTFRSGRNFSAWIGLVPKQHSSGGKERLGSISKQGDRYLRSLFVAGALAVIRYAKIHGTGHRPWLTALLGRRPTKVAAIALANKIARMAWAMMAKGERYKQPAALAR; this is encoded by the coding sequence ATGCAGACGGTCACGACAATCGGTTTCGACATCGCCAAGTCAGTTTTCCAGGTGCACGGAGTTGATACCATCGGCCAGGTAGTAATCCGACGCCAGTTGAAGCGTCGCCACGTGCTGGCGTTCTTCGAGAAACTGCCGCCATGCCTGGTTGGCATTGAGGCTTGCGCGTCGTCTCACCATTGGTCGCGCGAGCTGCAGGCGCTTGGCCATACCGTACGATTGATGGCGCCGGCTTACGTTAAGCCCTACGTCAAACGGCAGAAGAATGACATGGCCGACGCAGAAGCGATTTGCGAGGCGGTCGCCAGAGCCAACATGCGGTTCGTGCCAACCAAGAATCCCGAACAGCAGAGCTGCCTGATGCTTCACCGTACTCGCCATCTATTCATCCGCCAGCAGACTGCGCTGATCAATTCAATCCGAGCGCATTTCGCCGAGTTCGGCATTGTCGCACCGGTCGGGCGCAAAGGGGTCACGGAACTGTTGCGCGTTGTTGCCGACCCGAATGACAAGCGACTGCCGGAGGCTGCCCGTGCCTGCCTTGCCGCGCTCGGTACTCAGCTACTCGCCCTCAAGGAGCAGATTTTGGAGTTCGATCGAATGATCCTGACCTGGCATCGGTCCAACCAGACGAGTAAGCGCCTTCATTACATTCCCGGGGTTGGCCCGATGCTGGCGACGGCGCTGGTTGCGAGTGTTGCCGATCCCAGAACCTTCCGCTCCGGACGTAACTTCTCCGCCTGGATTGGGCTCGTTCCCAAACAGCACTCAAGTGGGGGCAAGGAGCGGCTCGGCAGCATCAGTAAACAGGGTGATCGCTATCTGCGGAGCCTCTTCGTGGCCGGAGCACTCGCCGTCATCCGCTATGCCAAGATCCATGGCACCGGGCATCGGCCCTGGCTCACGGCATTGCTAGGCCGACGCCCTACCAAGGTCGCCGCCATCGCGCTCGCCAACAAGATCGCGCGGATGGCCTGGGCCATGATGGCCAAGGGGGAGCGCTACAAACAACCCGCAGCGCTTGCGCGGTAA
- a CDS encoding transposase produces MSQNFLFDPSRSLTTLEQDSTIIAVIEMSQTKWLVAAVIPGVERQPLKKLDADKEALLKLLQRWRNEANWAGRDINRIVVAYEAGRDGFWLARWLLGRDVETYVIHPTSIAVSREHRRAKTDCLDTELLMRAFRGWLRGERRHLLVDEIFSRHWRDRRAVARYAGLTGSPDESGSRRRERGLARAGNARVRCGMIQLAWRFLRFQKASGLAQWFAARTADGRGGTRKAMIVALARKLLIALWRLVTGGEVPQGVVLRPAS; encoded by the coding sequence ATGTCGCAGAACTTTCTCTTTGACCCGAGCAGATCCCTCACCACCCTCGAGCAGGATAGCACGATCATCGCTGTGATCGAGATGAGCCAAACCAAGTGGCTCGTTGCCGCGGTTATTCCCGGCGTCGAACGCCAGCCTCTTAAGAAGCTCGATGCCGACAAGGAAGCCCTGCTGAAGCTGTTGCAACGTTGGCGGAATGAAGCGAACTGGGCTGGACGCGATATTAATCGCATCGTCGTCGCCTATGAGGCTGGCCGCGACGGCTTCTGGCTCGCGCGTTGGCTGCTGGGGCGCGACGTCGAGACTTACGTCATCCATCCCACGAGCATTGCGGTGTCGCGCGAACACCGGCGCGCGAAGACCGATTGCCTCGACACGGAACTTCTGATGCGGGCCTTTCGCGGATGGTTGCGCGGTGAGAGACGGCATTTGCTGGTCGACGAGATCTTCTCGCGCCACTGGCGCGATCGCAGGGCGGTCGCCCGATACGCCGGCCTTACCGGCTCGCCCGACGAGAGCGGCAGCCGTCGACGCGAACGGGGCCTTGCGCGCGCCGGCAACGCCCGCGTCAGGTGTGGCATGATCCAGCTGGCTTGGCGTTTTCTCAGGTTTCAAAAGGCCAGTGGCCTGGCCCAATGGTTTGCGGCACGAACGGCTGATGGACGCGGCGGAACGCGCAAGGCGATGATCGTGGCGCTGGCGCGCAAACTACTGATCGCCCTCTGGCGCCTGGTCACCGGCGGCGAGGTTCCGCAGGGCGTCGTCCTACGTCCAGCGTCGTGA
- a CDS encoding PilZ domain-containing protein, with protein sequence MAWGDRKGTRVSFERAVDALVMGIDGTWRRECHLVDVSVSGAKLIVSGSKEGFNLKEFFLLLTPTGTTFRRCELVRVNGDEIGVRFLKKSDVGKPAWRPASAPVETA encoded by the coding sequence ATGGCATGGGGCGATCGCAAAGGCACACGTGTCTCTTTTGAACGTGCCGTCGACGCGCTGGTGATGGGCATTGACGGCACCTGGCGCCGCGAGTGCCATCTCGTCGATGTGTCGGTGAGCGGGGCAAAGCTGATCGTATCCGGCTCTAAGGAGGGATTCAATCTCAAGGAATTCTTCCTGCTGCTGACGCCCACCGGCACAACCTTCCGGCGTTGCGAGTTGGTTAGGGTGAACGGAGATGAGATCGGCGTTCGCTTTCTGAAGAAAAGCGATGTCGGCAAGCCGGCGTGGCGACCGGCTTCCGCACCTGTAGAGACCGCATAG
- a CDS encoding HD-GYP domain-containing protein, which produces MLAPHFAVTSSLLGNEDIGHGGFDAVVIAADLKEFQNIAALKEIFPKFENARKRIFIIDQKARLLVFQAYALGATHVLTHPVTQQKLLATLSDGDKSGIALEDASRGTQQAASCGATALASMFSAVLGGKPIDIADAKHAAGKIADSIANDGLSSWLETVRRHHEGTYQHCLLVVGVAVDFGLSLGLARRDIERLYSAAMFHDIGKAKIPLAVLDKPGKLDPEERSLIETHPTAGYDVLIATPGISPEILDAVRHHHEFLDGSGYPDALCAASISDVVRILTISDIFAALIEDRRYKPPMPRDRAYEIICNMRGKLEAPLVVAFKDVALSR; this is translated from the coding sequence ATGCTGGCGCCGCATTTTGCCGTGACGTCATCGCTGCTGGGCAATGAAGATATCGGACACGGCGGGTTTGACGCGGTCGTGATCGCAGCTGACCTCAAGGAGTTCCAAAACATTGCGGCGCTCAAAGAGATTTTTCCTAAATTCGAAAACGCGAGGAAAAGGATTTTCATTATCGACCAGAAGGCGCGTTTGCTCGTCTTCCAGGCCTACGCACTGGGCGCAACGCACGTGCTGACACATCCGGTAACTCAGCAGAAGCTGCTCGCGACGCTTTCCGATGGCGACAAATCCGGCATCGCCCTGGAGGACGCATCGAGGGGAACGCAGCAAGCTGCCTCGTGCGGTGCCACTGCCCTGGCCTCGATGTTCTCCGCTGTTCTGGGTGGCAAGCCCATCGATATTGCGGACGCGAAGCACGCAGCAGGAAAGATTGCGGACAGCATCGCCAATGATGGGTTGTCCAGTTGGCTCGAAACCGTCCGCCGTCATCACGAGGGCACCTATCAACACTGCCTCCTGGTGGTGGGCGTGGCTGTCGATTTCGGATTAAGCCTCGGGCTGGCGCGGAGAGACATCGAGCGGCTGTATTCGGCCGCGATGTTCCATGACATCGGCAAAGCTAAAATTCCGCTCGCGGTTCTTGACAAGCCCGGCAAGCTCGATCCCGAGGAACGCTCGCTGATCGAAACGCATCCCACGGCCGGATATGACGTGCTGATAGCGACTCCGGGAATTTCGCCGGAGATCCTCGATGCGGTACGGCATCACCACGAGTTTCTCGACGGCAGCGGCTATCCCGACGCCCTCTGCGCCGCCAGCATATCGGATGTAGTCCGCATCCTGACCATTTCAGATATCTTCGCGGCCCTGATCGAGGATCGGCGCTACAAGCCGCCCATGCCTCGTGATAGGGCCTATGAAATCATTTGCAACATGCGCGGAAAGCTGGAAGCGCCGCTTGTCGTTGCCTTCAAGGACGTCGCATTGAGCCGTTGA
- a CDS encoding peptidoglycan-binding domain-containing protein: protein MRALILAMSVLGILASADAAKALPSTAIRDLSASVDPATFTDQATQKTEDQLGLDRGKRRDVQRQLTGLGFDTKVNGKFDESTRAVITRWQGARGYPKTGFLNMLQHKALLTEFVSAARASYSSSDKSDDDYLARRRG, encoded by the coding sequence ATGCGTGCCTTGATCCTCGCAATGTCAGTCCTGGGAATTCTCGCCAGTGCGGATGCTGCCAAAGCCCTTCCGAGCACGGCCATCCGGGACCTATCTGCATCCGTCGATCCGGCGACCTTTACCGACCAAGCAACTCAGAAAACCGAAGATCAGCTCGGCCTCGACAGGGGGAAGCGTCGCGACGTGCAGCGCCAGCTGACCGGTCTCGGATTCGACACTAAGGTGAACGGCAAGTTCGACGAGTCGACCCGCGCGGTCATCACGCGCTGGCAGGGGGCACGCGGCTATCCCAAGACCGGCTTCCTCAACATGCTGCAACACAAGGCGCTACTGACCGAATTCGTCTCAGCTGCGCGCGCCAGCTACAGCAGCAGCGACAAATCCGACGACGACTATCTGGCCCGTCGTCGCGGCTGA
- a CDS encoding AI-2E family transporter, translated as MALLSAVATAILAVIIIAMLYFGREIFVPIALAILLSFVLAPLVEMLQGIHVPRGLAVVSVVILAFALIFAMGSLLATQLTQLAGDLPRYQSTISEKIHSFRDTKAGRGTLERASDMLKDLSKEIDKPKDAASAPASGSIASSNAPGPQAPVPVEVRQPDPGALESLRTLISPLVHPLATTGIIIIFVIFILLQREDLRNRLIRLAGSYDLQRTTAALDDAAARLSRLFLTQLIVNAAFGVVIGTGLWLIGVPSAILWGILAAVLRFVPYIGAVIAAAFPLALAVAVDPGWSMLLWTLALFLVVEPVVGHVIEPMVYGRSTGLSPVAVVASATFWTALWGPIGLVLATPLTVCLVVLGRHVERLEFLDVMFGDRPALSPPEIFYQRMLAGDPTEAAEKAEQFLKERSLASYYDEVALKGLQLAQADAERGALDPERLRKIRDAVSEFASDVSDQDDRPPAKADSTTDAEASSAVESVAENAAHENLPILSKEDLPPEWQGEHPVLCVAGRSLIDEAAAIMLAQLSTAHGLAARVEGAEALSTTNVFRLETAGVAVVCLVYLDASGPAHMRYSVRRLRRKLPKATIILGCWVKDIDPAALELLREGAKADLAAASLGEAVKLCIEATGVEDQRHAAFKQERSTTAAA; from the coding sequence ATGGCACTGCTCAGCGCGGTGGCAACTGCGATACTCGCTGTCATCATTATCGCGATGCTCTATTTTGGTCGTGAGATATTCGTACCCATTGCATTGGCGATTCTGCTCAGCTTCGTATTGGCGCCGCTGGTGGAAATGCTGCAGGGCATCCATGTGCCGCGCGGGCTGGCGGTCGTGAGTGTGGTTATACTTGCCTTCGCGCTCATTTTTGCAATGGGGAGCCTTCTTGCCACGCAACTGACGCAGCTCGCCGGCGATCTCCCACGCTATCAATCAACGATAAGCGAAAAGATCCATTCTTTTCGGGATACAAAAGCTGGCAGGGGTACGCTGGAACGCGCCTCCGATATGCTAAAGGATCTCAGCAAGGAAATCGATAAGCCGAAAGACGCCGCATCTGCACCTGCGTCAGGCTCGATTGCTAGTTCCAATGCCCCAGGACCCCAGGCGCCCGTTCCGGTGGAAGTACGCCAGCCCGATCCTGGTGCCTTGGAGAGCCTGCGGACTTTGATCTCTCCGCTGGTTCATCCCCTCGCGACAACCGGCATCATCATCATTTTCGTCATCTTCATTCTGCTTCAACGCGAGGATCTTCGTAACCGGCTCATTCGGTTGGCGGGCTCATATGACCTCCAACGTACGACAGCGGCACTCGACGACGCGGCGGCGCGCCTTAGCCGGCTTTTCCTGACTCAGCTCATTGTGAACGCCGCGTTTGGCGTGGTGATCGGGACAGGTCTATGGCTTATAGGCGTTCCAAGCGCAATCCTCTGGGGCATCCTGGCGGCAGTACTCCGCTTCGTACCCTACATCGGCGCCGTCATCGCGGCCGCGTTCCCGCTCGCTCTGGCGGTAGCCGTCGATCCCGGCTGGTCGATGCTGCTGTGGACGCTCGCGCTTTTTCTTGTTGTGGAGCCAGTCGTGGGCCATGTCATCGAGCCGATGGTCTACGGCCGCAGCACAGGGCTTTCTCCCGTCGCGGTGGTCGCGTCGGCGACATTTTGGACCGCACTTTGGGGGCCCATTGGGCTCGTCCTCGCTACGCCTCTGACGGTGTGCCTTGTTGTGCTCGGGCGTCATGTGGAACGCCTGGAATTCCTTGACGTCATGTTTGGGGACCGGCCAGCTCTTTCTCCCCCCGAAATCTTTTACCAGCGGATGCTGGCTGGTGACCCGACGGAAGCTGCCGAAAAGGCCGAACAATTCCTGAAAGAACGGTCGCTGGCTTCGTATTACGATGAGGTCGCCTTGAAAGGCTTGCAGCTGGCGCAGGCTGATGCCGAGCGCGGCGCGCTTGACCCGGAACGTCTCAGAAAGATTCGAGACGCCGTCAGCGAATTTGCCAGCGACGTTTCCGATCAGGATGACCGGCCGCCGGCGAAAGCCGATTCAACCACCGATGCAGAAGCATCGTCCGCGGTAGAAAGCGTGGCCGAAAATGCAGCGCATGAAAATTTACCCATTCTCAGCAAGGAAGACCTGCCGCCTGAATGGCAGGGTGAACATCCCGTCCTCTGCGTGGCCGGACGCAGTCTCATCGATGAAGCGGCCGCGATCATGCTGGCTCAGCTCTCGACGGCACACGGTCTGGCGGCACGGGTCGAAGGGGCCGAAGCGCTCTCTACGACGAATGTCTTCCGACTTGAGACCGCAGGTGTTGCGGTCGTCTGCCTGGTCTATCTCGATGCCAGTGGACCGGCGCACATGCGTTATTCCGTTCGGCGCCTAAGGCGGAAGTTGCCAAAGGCAACAATTATCCTGGGATGTTGGGTCAAGGACATCGACCCGGCCGCGTTGGAATTGTTACGGGAAGGCGCGAAAGCCGACCTCGCTGCCGCGAGCCTGGGCGAAGCGGTCAAGTTGTGTATCGAGGCCACGGGGGTGGAGGACCAACGTCACGCAGCTTTTAAGCAGGAAAGGTCTACAACGGCCGCTGCGTGA
- a CDS encoding polysaccharide biosynthesis/export family protein, with protein sequence MLNRLPALSAITLAGFLPACGLLPGTGPTSDAVNGYATAGIRSTASLPYALVDISSDTIGFLSQPNLITFAGTFPDKRAKPTQVVGVGDVLNISIFEAAPGGLFTPGTSAGARPGNFVDLPPQAVDQKGSIYVPYAGEVPAAARTIPEIQEAVVARLRNRAIEPQVVISFNQQHASVVSVLGDVNAPGVLPLNSVGERLLELVARAGGPKFQAIESYVTLQRNGKDARVLLSRIVHDPRENVFIRPNDVIFINHEAPTFTALGALNQNIFGFNSEIPFDVETLTLSQAIGKAGGLSDVQSDPGEIYVYRFEDRHFLEKLGVDTRRFILDKIPTIYRINLRDPSGLLLSSAFQMRTKDVLYIANAKVVDYYKLLTLINNTTTTVRNVNSGVHEIAAPLN encoded by the coding sequence ATGCTGAATCGTCTTCCGGCGCTCTCTGCCATCACTCTGGCTGGTTTCCTGCCAGCCTGCGGCCTGTTGCCAGGAACCGGTCCGACCAGCGACGCTGTCAACGGCTATGCAACCGCCGGGATAAGATCCACGGCATCCCTACCGTACGCGTTGGTGGACATCAGCTCAGATACCATCGGCTTCTTGTCGCAGCCCAATCTGATAACTTTTGCGGGGACGTTCCCCGATAAGCGCGCAAAGCCGACCCAGGTCGTGGGCGTCGGTGACGTCTTGAACATATCGATTTTTGAAGCGGCCCCGGGCGGACTGTTCACACCAGGAACTTCCGCGGGAGCGCGCCCTGGCAACTTCGTCGATTTGCCGCCGCAGGCCGTCGATCAGAAGGGTAGCATCTACGTCCCTTACGCTGGAGAGGTTCCCGCTGCCGCGCGAACAATTCCCGAAATTCAAGAGGCCGTCGTGGCTCGGCTGCGAAATCGCGCGATCGAGCCACAGGTTGTGATTAGCTTCAATCAGCAGCATGCGAGCGTTGTGAGCGTCTTGGGAGATGTGAACGCGCCCGGTGTGTTACCGCTTAACAGCGTTGGCGAGCGGTTGCTCGAGTTGGTGGCGCGCGCCGGCGGCCCTAAATTCCAGGCTATCGAGAGCTACGTCACACTCCAACGGAACGGCAAGGACGCGAGGGTCCTGCTGAGCCGCATTGTGCACGATCCGCGCGAAAATGTTTTCATTCGCCCAAATGACGTTATTTTCATCAATCATGAAGCCCCGACCTTCACGGCGCTAGGGGCGTTGAACCAAAACATATTCGGATTTAATTCGGAAATACCGTTCGATGTTGAGACGCTTACGCTGTCTCAAGCGATAGGCAAAGCAGGCGGACTTTCCGACGTTCAGTCAGACCCTGGCGAAATTTACGTCTACCGATTTGAAGATCGCCATTTCCTTGAGAAACTCGGCGTCGACACCAGGAGATTCATTCTCGATAAAATACCGACGATTTACCGCATCAACTTGCGAGATCCGTCGGGACTTCTGCTGTCATCTGCCTTCCAGATGCGGACCAAGGACGTGCTGTATATCGCCAACGCCAAGGTCGTCGACTACTATAAGCTGTTGACGTTGATAAACAACACGACAACTACCGTGAGGAACGTGAACTCCGGCGTCCATGAAATTGCAGCACCGCTCAACTAG
- a CDS encoding photosystem reaction center subunit H, whose protein sequence is MPAVKVRVSTILGEFEQAQTELVGKAVILTEKAGAVESVWLDEMHGLRISIGGHDGKWPISTIKFAQAG, encoded by the coding sequence ATGCCAGCTGTGAAGGTCCGCGTGTCCACGATCCTCGGCGAATTCGAGCAAGCCCAGACCGAGCTTGTCGGCAAGGCCGTGATCCTCACCGAAAAGGCCGGCGCGGTGGAGAGCGTTTGGCTCGACGAAATGCACGGCCTCCGAATCTCTATTGGAGGCCACGATGGAAAGTGGCCTATCTCCACCATCAAATTCGCGCAGGCGGGCTGA
- a CDS encoding phasin family protein: MANQPASDIYPGKFPASVPFFDFAGLIEMSRNTLTETVKQNSKLSLTLQAIGKEWTEFVAARLHEDSQLLQTLRECRELPSMQRACGQFWEKAFSQYGEETQRLMQITQGAMEEATHVAQERIEGAARIAQERIEVTNSNARASGASSSTPPSSMKKVNPSHRDRA; this comes from the coding sequence ATGGCAAACCAACCAGCGAGTGACATCTATCCCGGCAAGTTCCCGGCTTCTGTGCCGTTCTTTGATTTCGCAGGGCTCATCGAAATGAGCCGAAACACGCTAACAGAAACGGTGAAGCAGAACTCGAAGCTGAGCTTGACCCTGCAAGCTATCGGCAAGGAATGGACCGAATTTGTAGCAGCGCGGCTGCACGAAGATTCCCAGCTGCTCCAGACGCTTCGGGAGTGCAGGGAGTTGCCCAGTATGCAACGCGCGTGTGGTCAATTTTGGGAAAAAGCTTTTTCCCAGTATGGCGAGGAAACGCAGCGCCTCATGCAAATAACGCAAGGGGCTATGGAGGAGGCCACCCATGTTGCGCAAGAGCGCATTGAAGGGGCCGCCCGTATTGCGCAAGAACGCATTGAAGTCACAAACAGCAACGCTCGTGCCAGCGGGGCCTCTAGCTCAACGCCGCCGTCATCGATGAAGAAGGTCAACCCTTCCCATCGTGACAGGGCGTAG
- a CDS encoding DUF1236 domain-containing protein encodes MIRQVFGAAFIAAAVIVPLSASAQGVPGGVERGAREGDRAAGPVGAIVGGTVGGVVGGVAGILGADQRPRFRSYVVEQHRPSYHYQGDVRVGAELPEAGVTYYDVPQEYGVRQYRYTVVNDRPVLVDPHSHRIVEVVE; translated from the coding sequence ATGATCCGTCAGGTTTTCGGTGCGGCATTCATCGCCGCAGCTGTAATCGTTCCTCTCTCAGCATCCGCGCAAGGCGTGCCTGGAGGCGTCGAACGCGGCGCCCGCGAAGGTGATCGTGCAGCCGGACCTGTAGGCGCGATCGTCGGAGGGACGGTCGGAGGAGTCGTCGGCGGTGTCGCCGGAATTTTGGGCGCCGATCAACGGCCCCGCTTTCGCAGCTACGTTGTCGAACAGCACCGACCCTCATACCACTATCAGGGCGACGTCAGGGTGGGCGCCGAACTTCCTGAAGCAGGCGTGACGTACTACGACGTCCCTCAGGAATACGGCGTCCGCCAATACCGCTATACGGTCGTTAACGATCGGCCGGTGTTGGTTGACCCCCACAGCCATCGCATCGTTGAAGTGGTCGAATAA
- the amrB gene encoding AmmeMemoRadiSam system protein B produces MLDIMRAYVPIAFKVVMIVMSLLCWGRAQAQLFESLYTDSEIFLDAIQKEKISPPVGVEIHGITVPHHLVAADLIARGFWVASGNEYDRIIVLSPDHFRGGHRLLATTARSFNTVLGQINTDVSAAELLLKSELVESSDLFEREHGIAAILPFIRYFFRDTPVLAVTISTSSSEAEWRAAVEALSKVVTKRTLIVQSTDFSHYLPAHVAASRDQETLNVIAEGDPARISELHQSNHLDSKAAQFAQMSLQRSLFDSYPTVIANRNQAEYGSRITATTSYFVEVYTRNDSPAFLPAYDDQQVFYFGGDVFPGRWLTRPLEKSENRSKLIEMVQSLTGGRPLIVNLEGALLPEGLSISKPDLHAIDRAIAAPILRGLNVVVAGLANNHSFDFGPNGLKETTSELRRLGIQSAQHMSVVDLGAFRMVAINFIRGRTVAGYPFAGINDIQQLCRRPTSPPLIAFVHWGEEYTSGLPSDLMRISEALHDCGVSLIIGAHSHQASAHPVSVHAGQIQVVFSLGNLLFDQRSSLTSGAILELRIFKQRTMATRMRRVLNFFNELDPSGSIAAQ; encoded by the coding sequence ATGCTTGATATCATGCGCGCTTACGTTCCAATTGCTTTTAAAGTTGTCATGATTGTCATGTCTCTCCTTTGCTGGGGGAGAGCCCAAGCGCAGCTATTTGAGTCCCTTTATACCGACTCTGAAATTTTCCTGGATGCGATACAGAAAGAGAAGATATCTCCTCCCGTCGGTGTCGAAATCCACGGAATAACAGTTCCCCATCATTTGGTGGCTGCGGATCTGATCGCACGCGGTTTCTGGGTCGCGAGCGGTAACGAATATGATCGAATTATCGTGCTGTCCCCGGATCATTTTAGGGGTGGGCATCGCCTGTTGGCAACGACGGCCCGTTCATTCAACACCGTGTTGGGACAGATCAACACAGATGTCAGCGCCGCAGAGCTTCTTCTTAAGTCTGAGCTAGTCGAAAGCTCCGACCTCTTTGAACGTGAGCACGGTATAGCAGCAATACTACCTTTCATCCGATACTTCTTTCGCGACACCCCGGTATTGGCGGTAACGATTTCAACCAGTTCCTCTGAAGCGGAGTGGAGGGCGGCGGTTGAAGCGTTGTCCAAAGTAGTCACTAAACGCACACTGATCGTTCAATCTACGGATTTCTCGCACTATTTGCCAGCGCACGTTGCTGCATCTCGCGATCAAGAGACCTTAAACGTTATAGCGGAGGGAGATCCGGCACGTATTTCGGAGCTGCATCAATCCAACCATTTGGACTCCAAGGCAGCACAGTTCGCGCAGATGAGCCTGCAGAGATCCCTGTTTGACTCCTACCCGACCGTCATAGCCAATCGGAATCAAGCCGAATACGGGTCGAGAATCACAGCTACAACGAGTTACTTCGTAGAAGTTTATACCCGAAACGACAGCCCAGCGTTTCTTCCGGCGTATGACGATCAACAGGTGTTCTATTTTGGAGGAGATGTGTTCCCGGGGAGGTGGCTGACGCGACCTCTCGAGAAGTCAGAAAATAGATCCAAGCTGATCGAGATGGTGCAGTCCTTAACGGGAGGACGGCCGTTGATCGTCAATCTCGAAGGAGCGCTACTCCCTGAGGGGCTATCGATATCCAAGCCCGACCTACATGCAATCGACAGAGCGATCGCCGCTCCTATTCTCCGCGGCCTCAATGTAGTCGTAGCGGGCCTCGCTAACAATCATTCGTTTGATTTCGGGCCAAACGGTCTCAAGGAAACTACCTCCGAGTTGAGGCGGCTTGGCATTCAGTCTGCACAGCACATGAGCGTTGTGGACCTCGGCGCCTTCAGAATGGTCGCGATAAACTTCATCCGCGGCAGAACAGTCGCAGGATACCCTTTTGCTGGGATCAATGATATTCAGCAGCTCTGCCGGCGGCCCACGTCCCCCCCTCTTATTGCCTTCGTTCATTGGGGAGAGGAATACACTTCGGGCCTCCCATCCGATCTCATGCGGATTAGCGAAGCGTTGCACGATTGCGGAGTGTCATTGATCATAGGTGCACACAGCCATCAAGCGTCTGCTCACCCCGTTTCCGTTCATGCTGGGCAAATTCAAGTAGTGTTCTCGTTGGGCAACTTGCTCTTCGATCAGCGCTCCTCGTTGACTTCTGGGGCGATACTTGAACTCAGGATTTTCAAACAAAGAACGATGGCGACTCGTATGCGGCGAGTGCTGAACTTTTTCAACGAACTGGATCCTTCTGGATCAATCGCCGCTCAATAA